GGCAGGCCACCGCGGTGGGCGCCTGCACGAGCTTCTCGAACTCGGCCCCGCAGGCGAGGCATCCGTATTCGTAGATCGGCATCGTTCCCGCTCTCTCCGTGACGTCAGGCGGTCGGACTACTGCCCGCCGCGCTGCACGTAGCTCTTGACGAACTCCTCGGCGTTCTCCTCGAGGATGTCGTCGATTTCGTCGAGCAGGTTGTCGAGCTCTTCCTTGATCTTCTTGCCCTTCTTGCTCAGCTCGGCACTGCCCGCTCCGCCGTCCTCGCCCCCGCCTTCGGAAGGCTTGGTCGGCCTCGTTTCCTTTTTCTTCTGCTCAGCCATGGCACGTCACCTCCTGGCCCCGGTCAGCGAGGCCGGCGTCAGGACCTAGACGGTGGGGAGCACGATCCCCTGCTGGCCCTGGTACTTCCCCTGCCTGTCCGCATATGACGTCTCACAGGCCTCGTCCGATTCAAAGAACAGGACCTGCGCGATGCCCTCGTTGGCGTAGATCTTCGCGGGCAACGGTGTGGTGTTGCTGATCTCCAGCGTGACGTAGCCCTCCCACTCCGGCTCGAAGGGCGTCACGTTGGTGATGATGCCGCAGCGCGCGTAGGTGGACTTCCCCACGCAGATGGTCAGGACGTTGCGCGGGATCTTGAAGTACTCCACCGAGCGCCCCAGGGCGAAGGAATTCGGCGGGATCAGCGCCACGTCGCCCTGGTAGTCCACGAAGGATCGCGGATCGAAGCCCTTCGGATCCACGATCGTGGTGTTGATGTTCGTGAAGATCTTGAACTCGTCGGCGATCCGGATGTCGTAGCCGTAGGACGACAGGCCGTACGAGATCGACCCCTTCCGGACCTGCCGATCCTCGAAGGGCTTGATCATGCCCTTCTCGGCGGCCATCCGCCTGATCCAGCGGTCGCTCTTGATCACGGATACACCTTGGAGCGATCGTACTGCCGGCTTCGAGTAGGAGTCAAGTCTCCGACACCCGTTCCCACGTCGCGCCGACCGGATCGACGGGCAGCGGCATCGCGCGACCGGCGATGCCGACGTCCCGCAGGGCCCGTTCCATCGCCTCGGCCACCGCCCGACCGCCGCCCTGGCGCACCGCGGCCAGCATCGAGGGCCCCGCGCCGCTCAGGACGCAGCCGAGTCCGCCGGCCCGGCGGCCCGCGGCCGCGATCGCCTCCATCCACGGGAACAGGCGCTGGCGATACGGCTGATGGAGCCGGTCCTGCATGGCCTGGTCGAGCAGGTCCGTGCGGCCGGTCGCGAGGGCGGCGAGCAGCAGGCTCACCCGCTGCACGTTGAACACCGCGTCGGAGCGCGAGACCGTGTCGGGCAGGACCGCGCGGGCGTCGCGGGTGGAGCTCTCGGTTTCGGGCAGGAGCACCACCCACTCCACCTCGCTCGGCGCGGGAAGGCTGACCGCCGTGACCCGCCCGCCATCGGCGCAGGACACGGTGAGCCCGCCCAGCAGCGCGGCGGCGACGTTATCGGGATGGCCCTCGGCCCGGGCCGCCGCGGTCAGGACGGCTTCCCGATCGAGGGGCTCACCCATCAACGCGTTGGCGGCGAGCAGTCCCCCGACCCACGCCGCCGCACTCGAGCCGAGGCCACGGCTGAGCGGGATCCGGTTGATGCAGCGGAGGCGAGCACCGTGAAACGGCCGGCCCGCGACCTCGTGCGCGAGGGCCACCGCACGCGCCACGAGATTCTTCGCGCCCTCGTCCAGACGCCCCCGGCCCTCGCCCTCGATCGAGACCGTGACCTCGGCCGCCGCCTCGGCGACGACCTCGTTGTGCAGCGCCAGCGCCAGGCCCAGCGCGTCGAATCCCGGCCCGAGATTGGCGGAGGTGGCGGGCACGCGGACCCGGACGCGCATGGCCGGAGAATACCCGCTTTCCGAGGACCCGCCTAGATGCATCCAGGGGTAGAATGCAGAGCACGAGAGGCTCATGCCGAGGACCAACATCGAGCCGCAGTTCACGGTCGAGCACCTGTCGGTCCTGGACGCCGACGGCAACCTGGACTCCGCCGTCGAGCCGCCGATTCCCCCCGACGAGCTCAAGCGCCTGTACCGCTCGATGGTGCTGGCGCGCCGCTTCGACGAGCGCATGCTGCGGCTGCAGCGCCAGGGCCGCATCGGCACATTCGCTCCGATCAAGGGGCAGGAGGCCGCCCAGCTCGGCAGCGTGGCGACCTTGCGCCGGACCGACTGGATGGTGCCGTCGTTCCGGGAGACCGCGTCGATGCTCTGGCGCGGGTGGCCGATGGAGAAGATGCTGCTCTTCTTCGCCGGCTATCTCGAGGGCGGCCAGCCCGCGGCGGACCAGCACGACCTGCCGGTGTGCATCCCGGTCAGCACCCAGCTGCCGCACGCGGTGGGCCTCGCCTACGCCGCGCAGTACCGCGGCGACGATGCGGTGGTGATGGTGTACTGCGGCGACGGGGCGACCTCGGAGGGCGACTTCCACGAGGCGATGAAC
The Candidatus Methylomirabilota bacterium genome window above contains:
- a CDS encoding ubiquitin-like protein Pup — encoded protein: MAEQKKKETRPTKPSEGGGEDGGAGSAELSKKGKKIKEELDNLLDEIDDILEENAEEFVKSYVQRGGQ
- the dcd gene encoding dCTP deaminase is translated as MIKSDRWIRRMAAEKGMIKPFEDRQVRKGSISYGLSSYGYDIRIADEFKIFTNINTTIVDPKGFDPRSFVDYQGDVALIPPNSFALGRSVEYFKIPRNVLTICVGKSTYARCGIITNVTPFEPEWEGYVTLEISNTTPLPAKIYANEGIAQVLFFESDEACETSYADRQGKYQGQQGIVLPTV
- the thrB gene encoding homoserine kinase; amino-acid sequence: MRVRVRVPATSANLGPGFDALGLALALHNEVVAEAAAEVTVSIEGEGRGRLDEGAKNLVARAVALAHEVAGRPFHGARLRCINRIPLSRGLGSSAAAWVGGLLAANALMGEPLDREAVLTAAARAEGHPDNVAAALLGGLTVSCADGGRVTAVSLPAPSEVEWVVLLPETESSTRDARAVLPDTVSRSDAVFNVQRVSLLLAALATGRTDLLDQAMQDRLHQPYRQRLFPWMEAIAAAGRRAGGLGCVLSGAGPSMLAAVRQGGGRAVAEAMERALRDVGIAGRAMPLPVDPVGATWERVSET